The sequence CTGCAACCATTAGCCCTATGCTTGTCCGACACGATTACTTGAAAATGTTACCATAAAGAACAAACATGCTAACTGAGGCTAACATGCACATTGTGAACAATCAATCATTTAttgctctttttctttatctgaTATCTATAATAGCATGGAAAATTCTTAAGATCATATGATGATTAACCTTGAGAAAAAATCGCATGCAACCTTACTCTTGCACATTTGTGAAAATTGCAGCTATCCATTCTAGTAATGCACTTTCAGTACTAGTACTTCAGGTTGAAAACCTGGTCGTTCCACTCATTGCCTATGACATGCATGAATAATTGGAATTGGAGGGTCTGCCAGTGAACCATTCTGTGTATGATCAGCAACCCATTGATTTGCAAACTGAGAGTAGTGCACACCGTCCCAACTCACAAAAACTGAAGGGTCTTTGCAGGGGGCACCATATACATCAGTATTGTTAACCACTCCCTTATTCCCGCACCAAATATGATCAAACTTCACGTGATACCCGCAGCAGACCTTCAGTGGATCAGCTAACCCTGTAAAATAAGGCATGCATAAGATTATAAGAAACCAAGCCGAGCCCTACATTCTTTTTCCAGAAAGGCATTGCCAACTGAATACACCATTTTGGTTCAAACAAGAAACGTGCTGGAATTGTAATCAATAATTAACTGTTCCAAGTTTCTCAGAATCAAGTAGCCACTGAATTTGGAATATATTATGATGTTTTGTCCAAAATGATTTTTTCCTATTAATTGTGAAATTAGTTTTTTCTAACATCAGATataatttttgcatttttcaTTAACAGGTATGTTAATTTACCTAGAGTCTTTGCATCTCTTATGAGTTCATACTTAGCAGCATGTACATCCACATATGTAATTGCAGCTTCAGGAAGCTCTGCCCGTAGTCTTGTAACTCTTTCTTTAAGCTTGCTGTTGAACTCCACAGCCATCTCGTTTTGAGCCTTGACACAGCCAAGTTCATCAAGATAACCAGGAGGGGGATTCGAGACGTAGAATAGGTTAACTGGCAAACAGCCAATAGGGCCGGTGTTGTGTATCCAGAATGCCCTCCCTCCTTGTTGATAAATATGCTGAAACACATACATACAGACAAACAtgttatcaatcagagaaatgCTTAAAAACATGTCAAGTTTGTTACTCTCAGCAATCGGCATTGAGTAGCAGTACTCCTTGGGATCTGTGTAGCATAATTGTTGTAGCTGCTTAGGCAGATTTCACATAATTTGGCAATAGAAACACTAACAGTTTCGAAACATCTAGAAGGATATTTTTTGGATCAGTAGTTTCAATTAGTAATTACCAAACAGGTACTTGGTACTCACTTGGACTGCTGTAGCTAACTGGTTGATGATGTCTGGCATTGCTGCTCTAAGCTGATCAAAACTCATCTTTCTGAACCCAACAGAGAGATCATTCTGGCCAATATCAAAAGTATAAAGAGCCTTTGCAAATTCCTCGGGTCTTGGGAGTTTCTCTGCTTCAGGGGTACCCTTCACTGAACATcatgagaaaaaagaaatatatatgtcaACTTACAATATGAAGTGGGATGAGAATTAAGTCTACATTTTGATTAGCATCAAATTTGAACCTTGATTGTAGAGATCAGCAGTTCGAGACTTAAACTGGTCAAATTGCACAATCTGCATATCAAGAGCAAATGGGCTAATGCCGTACTCATAAATAGTCTCATTCTGCCTCCTAATGGTTGATCCTCCTGTAGCAAAATTGGCTCCATGCCTATAATTTGTTCCAATTGAATTCAAGTAGGCACTCAAGTACGGCAATTTTAACCTCTCAGCTGCCAAAACAAACAGCAAACCAATCATCACTACACATAAAAACAGAGAAAGAACCAAAAAAGATGGTAACTCTTGTATGTTACCTATGAAGTCAATAATGAGGCGACCGTCAGAATCTCTACCAGCAGGTTTATGAAAGAAAGCTTCCCCATAAGGAGCTCTAATTGGCTCAAAAGCAGCAGAAATGCCACCAGTGTCGGAATTTGAGTCACCAAAGTTATAAATTGCTGGAAACTCACATGGTGGTAATGGTAAAGCATCAACCTTTACACTCAAAACCCATGAAACTATCAACCCAATGGCCAGTACTCTCCAATTATCAATGCCCATTGCTGCTGCTGTTGAGGAAATGTAGTTCATTCTGGAGACTTTATAAACACACCCAGAGAGGAAAGGGAGCTGCTTTTTTGGCATTTAAGGACAAAAGTGTCTCTCTTCTACATGTGTTTTTGGTGTTTAATAATCTTAAGAATCTGTTGAACTTacatttcaaaagaaaaaccctctttattataagtaaaaaaaaaaattcaaggCTGCTAATTtggtttaaatataaattgagcAGTTGTATACAATACAGCATCATTTGATTatcagaaataaaaattatattggttcaaaaagaaaaaatacatTATATGATATGTGGATGTGTGTGGATAAATGAACCCAAGAAAGTAAGTAATATGATACATTGATACTTTCAATCTCTTTTTGTTGGTTTGTTGGATTTGTCTTCCTGGTTTCCAGCTCTGACCATTGATTGCGTAACATTCTGGCCCCATAGTCATACTTTATTAACCTCttctgttttttcttctttctttccctttttctctttttctgttGCTATTTTCTAGTGTCcattcttttaataatgataaaaactCCCCATTTAGAAGGCACTAGACCTAGCCAAAATATCTGAACCGGACCGGAACCAATCCTCACCGTTGGTTCGCAGGAATTGTTTGTCCTGAAAAGAGTGTAATTTTTTACGTTAAATGATATCAAAGACATAATAATAAGGTGATGGCATGGCAGAATAAATGGAAGTAAGTGGTGCATATATGATCACGTGGCTGCAATGAAGTAACTTCAAAGTGAAGTGTAACTTCgtatcaagaaaataataataataataataagtgaAGTCTAAGTCGAAGATCTTTGATGTTTAGTTTATATCCAAAGTCCTCTTTTGATTTGTAAGATAATGAATGAGAGTGGAGCATATGGTTTGTCGGTACAGATAAAATGGACaaaacatttttataaattttagattttttagaTATCAGACATTGAATACTGAAATTTGTATCATCTTTGTCAAGATATCCAACTTCACTTTACTATTTATACATGGCTGAATTCAcccaaaaaagattttctatattttatacttattattaaatttcgtacataatatattttttatattctattattaattttttatttaatcttcAGTTAAATTTATTGACGTAACATGAATTcatataataactaaaaagagTAGAGTCAATATTAGTATTATTGACTCATTTTATtgctaaaatattatcatctaaatgcattaattttttattttgagatcatattaatcatttgtgctaaacaataaaattttagtatcaAAGTACTAgcacaattcttttttttttttctctattgtAGCTAGAATTTATACTATATTAATAGTCTTGTTGATGATTTTACTAAAAGccaaaatagaaattaatattaaaatttaaattttaaaattacgtACTAAATTTGATAAGAAGCAAAGAACTCTTTCTCCGCTTAAgtcttatataaaataattaaaatctattttatgtgttttatagctattattattattatcaaatagtttatattttgattatattactttttatatagtcagaagatattaattattactgaAATAAATGTTTATGTATACAATTTATagattaatatttgatatggAATCAGTCTAACAAGAGGTCCATCACACAGCTCAAGTGCAAGATAATGATGCTAGGTCAATGCCTTGCTAGtgcatgaaaatgctaagcaaagatcagaatatttcatgggattctcatcaaaacaaacctttATCACTTGCCTTAATTGGATGGTTGAATAAAAGCTTGAAAAGAGGAATATTTGCTActcattatgttcagtttttgttgttcataaaggtggacgtttttTGAGTTATTACTTGTTCTATTTGTtgctcattatgttcagtttttgttgttcataaaggtggacatttttggagttattccttgtttaatttgttgttggaatttcagttttaagtgcgtaataaaacctttgtaatcagcctttaatagctgttacaaagattttctttatttagcacttttatttgCTGTTTAATTAGAGATGTTACAAGGAAATGTTAATCCTTGTAGTTGGTCAGTTTTTAAGCGAAAGTTGAAGAGTTTATCTATGTCATATAACTCTTATagtggttgagtataaatagaactcaTGGCCAAGTGTTATAAACATTGAGAGTTGAAAACAaaatctgatttctttgtgaaattattctaaGTGTTTTACTTTGTATTTACACGCCATTTTGCTCTCACTACTTAGTGTTTGAGAGTAGAAATTTGAGAGTGTTTTACTTAGTGTTTTGTactgctaaaaaaaaaaaaaaaaaccgtTACATCCTTGAATCAGTTTCAAACTTGTGTATTCTAtccttgttcttttatttgttcccTACAATTCAAAGTACTCAATCTCATTCCAAAACGGTCCTATTCCTTTTCCACATCAATATtgatattagtttattttaaaactaaaaacatTGTGTAATAATGTACTTTATAGCATAAActaatacataaataattaatataggtttttaagattgaatgattatttagttaaatattcaattaaatagATTCATTCAGAAAGATTGTTGTGGATAAAAAGAAAGGATATTAAGCGATGATTTGCCATCTGAGGTATGATCCACTTAATAATTTcacatttgataaattaagGGGATTTATCCTAccttacttttattttatgttttcaaatttctgtttcaaattttatttactatgTCTAAGTTAGTATTTATAAATGCACAAGTCGTTCTTATAATGAGCAATAAATTCATTTCAAAGTcaatcttttaataaattataaaatcactTATTATACAGGCTAATTATCAacagaaaaaatttaaaaataaaattaagcactctaaactaatatattaaaaaaaataaagtctataaaataataaaataaactattaaagtaaatatgcacaagattattttaataaaattatatgatagAAAGAGTATCTAACCTAGctaattatttagtaattcTCTTGTTTTGATCATAAGTATAGatctaatgaaataaatagtaatgtttctttttctttaattactcaagctaatgatatAACTAAAGTTTCTTATACCATCATAAATGGAAGTAAAGATGGTGCCTCTAATACAatcaatctaaatattttcataataaacaTACcgaattaatatgatggttaatcagtaaaaataattgaaactaataaaaatatattgataaaaaaattattattaaataaaataataataagattcaTAGAAAGTAAATagactaaactaaatattaagaaaaatatagtcTAACATATTTTATCCTATGGTCATAGTAATTAAATAgctaaacataaaataaacaagtaaaGCTCTAAAACAACCTAAACAACTATATCTAATATGAACTTATCATATATCTCgtaatataaatttcaattgtaaatttttttacattgtgtttggttgaaattcataaaatttataaaattcatttgtaatccaaaatttatatattttgaatgaAGTAATCTtctatattcaaaatttatgcgggattgattataattaaactaatttctaataaaataaataaaatttttaaatgaatttcaatatattatatagcaCCAAAACATCTCtttaaactttattatttttattttaattttcctcttatatatttcttttaaaataaaataatttatttaatgaatttcaaCTTGTATAGTAATAAAGCGATAAGTAATATTAATGAGGAGATAAAtctaactaattttcttttttccagaGCATTTTAAAGTATAGAAAATTAATGCAAGTCCTTTGTtcggtaaaaaaaaaaattctttttattcttatggTGGCAGTTAGTAAAGAGTGATTGctacatattattattacctATCCAAGGTTTTATATCCAACACCATAATATGATGTCGTTTTAAGTTGCACAAACTAGGTAGCACAGAACAGCGTCGTTTAGTAATCTGGTTTAACTCGTATAAACGGTCTCTCTCTTGTGCGattagcagcagcagcagtagTAACAACAACGGCAGCAATGGCCGAAGATGGGATAAAAGAAAGCAAAGAAGGGAATAAGTTATTGGGTTCTCCTACCTTTACAGAGCTTGAAAACGGCAGATTTAAATGCGTAGAGACGGGCCACGAAATGCTAGCCAAAGACAAGGATTCATATTCACAGAGCAAACGATGCCGCCTGGGTCTTATCGACTTTGCTTTGGCCAACAGTAAACCCCCTCTCAACATGTTCAAACAAGACCCAGCATCTCGGTAATTTAACAACGACccattatttcttttgcttttttttcattagggttctttctgtttcttgataaaaatcatatctttattgttttataatgGATTCAATCATTGTTCTTCACaattagtttaaaatattGGATTTGTcatgttgattttttttgttgttctCAGTTCAAAACTGATATGTAAGCTAACTGGGGATACTGTCAATAAGTCTGAGGAACATATTTGGAAGCACATCAATGGCAAAAGATTCCTTAACAAATTAGGTTGGTGGATTGTTAATGTGTTTCTGTCCTTGAGAAGAGCTCCAAATGGTTAAAAGCAACTGTCTTCATATTATGATGTGAATTAATTACTGTGAacagaacaaaaagaaatgggGAAAGTTGAGGATAAGCAAAAGGAAGACTCAAAGTCTAGCGCAGATGgtccgaagaagaagaagaagaagaagacaaagaaaaaggagaaggaGGAAAAGCCAATTGAAGAGATCATTTCTGAAGTAAGGGATTCTTCTGATAAGGACAGTGATACTGAAGAACTTGACTTCTGGATGCCACCTGTTGGAGAGCGTTGGGACTTTGATGATGGAGGTGATCGATGGGGTTCTGATGGAGAGTTAGAGCAGGAAactgagaaagaaaatggagCAGGTTTGCTATTATTCCTATGTTTGTATCTGCTGTGAATAAGGATTCAATGTTTTCTGTTGCATTTTCTACatccaattaatttaataggaTTATGGAGTAAAATAAAGATCCAAATGATGGTgaagatattttcttataggaATAATTATGACTAGAATTATTCAGTTACAAGTTACAACCGGAGAAGCATATGTCATCAAATGCATTTCTTACTGGTGTTTTACAAGGTCAAAATCATTTATTGGTGACTCTCATCTAGTTTACTGTGATAGAGTCCTGCTCATTATGTTgttcatttctccttgttttcttCTGCATACTCTTTTGCATCCAAGGAGTACATGAATACTTATTAACACAATTAATCCTGGATTTATTTTACTTCAATTGTGAATTAGTTTGGAGTAGATAAGACATTTATTAGCTGTTATTCATTTTTACATTAATCACGTACGTTTAGATCCAATGAGCTCTAGAGAGAGATGGCATGAGGACCTACTTTATGTTTGCTACATTTATATTGGctttttcctctctctctttctttctttaggtattttttaaacttaatCTACTTCAAGATAGTGGCTTTATTCTTCTGCCTTGACATAGAATTAGAAAGTGCGAAGATGCTATGTGCACCCGTTCTTTGTTATCTTATGATATGTTCCTTGTCAGATGATGCAGTTGATGAAAATGGCAAGGAGTCAGAAGAGCTCTCTAAGCGGTATATATTGCTgtcatattttctctattgTTTAGCCAGGTCTTTGTTGTCCTTCATACAACTCGAGTTAGAAACCAATCTCTGTTATTCTACTTTGCAGGACAAAAAGAATGTCAATTGAAATTGGACCCAGCAGCTTTGCCtctaagaagaagaagagcaaGAAGAACTCAACAAGCTAAATCTCCTAAGAAATTTGTAGCTTCATTGATAAAAGATAGTAAAACAAGTAATGATTGGTTAATACACATTACAATTGCAAGCACTGTTAATCTGAGTTATAGGAAACGGCAAAGGAGGTTATGACTGCAGACAATAAGATCTTTGGATagatattttttctttgttgagTAAATTGTATGATGACAAGTGTGATTTTTTGGTTAAATTTTCCCCCCAGAAATTTTGCAGTGATGAGCGCTATCGTAATAAGCATATGTTATATTATCTGGAGAGAGTGTTAACAGTATGCAACTTAATTCATTTTAGCTTTAGTCCTAATCTATTTCAAGATTGGCTATATGGGATCTTTTCATTCATCTGCTAAGCATACCATCgaatgattttatatatatatatcattaatcAAACAGAATGTTATCATTTATTATGGTTGCTCCAGAGATC comes from Ricinus communis isolate WT05 ecotype wild-type chromosome 5, ASM1957865v1, whole genome shotgun sequence and encodes:
- the LOC8279101 gene encoding GDSL esterase/lipase At5g14450; the protein is MPKKQLPFLSGCVYKVSRMNYISSTAAAMGIDNWRVLAIGLIVSWVLSVKVDALPLPPCEFPAIYNFGDSNSDTGGISAAFEPIRAPYGEAFFHKPAGRDSDGRLIIDFIAERLKLPYLSAYLNSIGTNYRHGANFATGGSTIRRQNETIYEYGISPFALDMQIVQFDQFKSRTADLYNQVKGTPEAEKLPRPEEFAKALYTFDIGQNDLSVGFRKMSFDQLRAAMPDIINQLATAVQHIYQQGGRAFWIHNTGPIGCLPVNLFYVSNPPPGYLDELGCVKAQNEMAVEFNSKLKERVTRLRAELPEAAITYVDVHAAKYELIRDAKTLGLADPLKVCCGYHVKFDHIWCGNKGVVNNTDVYGAPCKDPSVFVSWDGVHYSQFANQWVADHTQNGSLADPPIPIIHACHRQ
- the LOC8279102 gene encoding surfeit locus protein 2 isoform X2, translating into MAEDGIKESKEGNKLLGSPTFTELENGRFKCVETGHEMLAKDKDSYSQSKRCRLGLIDFALANSKPPLNMFKQDPASRSKLICKLTGDTVNKSEEHIWKHINGKRFLNKLEQKEMGKVEDKQKEDSKSSADGPKKKKKKKTKKKEKEEKPIEEIISEVRDSSDKDSDTEELDFWMPPVGERWDFDDGGDRWGSDGELEQETEKENGAVDENGKESEELSKRTKRMSIEIGPSSFASKKKKSKKNSTS
- the LOC8279102 gene encoding surfeit locus protein 2 isoform X1; the encoded protein is MAEDGIKESKEGNKLLGSPTFTELENGRFKCVETGHEMLAKDKDSYSQSKRCRLGLIDFALANSKPPLNMFKQDPASRSKLICKLTGDTVNKSEEHIWKHINGKRFLNKLEQKEMGKVEDKQKEDSKSSADGPKKKKKKKTKKKEKEEKPIEEIISEVRDSSDKDSDTEELDFWMPPVGERWDFDDGGDRWGSDGELEQETEKENGADDAVDENGKESEELSKRTKRMSIEIGPSSFASKKKKSKKNSTS